Genomic window (Lycium barbarum isolate Lr01 chromosome 2, ASM1917538v2, whole genome shotgun sequence):
tgatttaaatcacataaatatttatgacttgttttagactacaagtttcaaagatctttcctttcttttttaaatttcgtgtctagtcaaattatgccacataaattaggacagagagtaTCTTTTAGaaatataattatgaaatttttattatagaaagtattataattcaattaattgaaatatcaataaattattttacttagttcgcttctcccatatatgaccttcctggtttggttcttccattgaaagatttgaaatacaccttctcctatcgagtttcatgccatcatctctttctaaAATTTTGAAGTATAGactaacttcatcattttaagaaaatatgtgtatacgtttcttgaccttttatatttcgtcttcttgatattattcatcattatttgtgtgagacgtttgtgtctaaacttatacccaaaggtataatttttaaatcttttggttttatgacttttttagtgatttttgtgttcaatttaaatcgaatttttttttcatgaatttctcttctttaaattttctctaagcatacctttaccattttctgaacttattatcattatttaaatgtcctttttttttttttttttgtaattgtcTCCTAATTGTTCACGTGgatcccaccttaatttttttattttctactattGTAGAAGAGTGAgccccaccttatttttttttaaaattttaattaactatattagaagagtgggtgggCGACGATCCAACCCACTCTATAAATTTTCTTATCAATTATTCCAGATAGTGGCGGAAGCCAGCATTTTAGCGAATGGTATTCAAACTTCGAagaggtaaaaaaaaaatcaatcattTGGTGCGAAAAAAATGAAGTCAATCTACATAATATTTAGCTAAGTCATGAAAGCACTTATTATAGTACTAAAAATTGTATACATTTAAACTAAACATAAAAGACGGGGAAAAAAATTCTTCTAAGTGAAAGCATAGTCCAAATATATTATTGAATCCTACTCGAGAAGATTTATATCTTGAACTATTTTTATAATAGCCTCATTAAAAACTATACTAAATATCTCTTTTATACATCAGACACTACAAAATCGCCTAAAATTTCATCATTTATTGTAGAGCATTTTAATTTGTATAAGATGAATCTTTTTGTATTTAGATATTTTTTCTATTCTAATTGGAAAAATAACTACAAGATACAATATAATAATCCAaaccaatataaaaaaaaaaaaaaaaaaatccaaatcaaAAAAAATGCAAAGACACTAAGTAATTGTCACCAAAATATTTAATAATAATGAAAAAGGCTGTCTACGCTTACAATTATTTggtaagcgtacctttaccattttctgaacttattatcattttttttttgtaattgtcTCCAAATtgttcacgtggaccccaccttaatttttttattttctactattgtagaagagtgggccccaccttatttttttaaaattttaattaactatattagaagagtgggtagATGACGATCCAACCCACTCTAGAAATTTTCTTATCAATTATTCCAGACAGTGGCAGAGCCAGCATTTTAGCGAAGGGTGTTCAAACTTTgaagaggtaaaaaaaaaaatcgatcaTTTGGTGCGAAAAAATGAAGTCAAGCTACATAATATTTAGCTAAGTCATGAGAGCACTTATTATAGTACTAAAAATTGTATAAATTTAAACTAAACAGAAAAGACGgggaaaaaaaattcttctagTGAAAGCATAATCCAAATATATTATTGAATCGTACTCGAGAAGATTTATATCTTGAAATATTTTTATAATAGCCTCATTAAAAACTATACTAAACATCTCTTTTATACATCAAGCACGACAAAATCGCCTAAAATTTCATCATTTATTGTAGAGCATTTTAATTTGTATAAGATGAATCTTTTGGTATTTAGATTTTTTTTATATTCTAATTGGAAaaataactacaagacacaattAGAATAAAGAATAAAGAATAAAATTAAAATGCCAATTAGAATAAAGAATCTTGGATTATtatattgtgtcttgtagttatttTTCCAATTAGAATAGAAAAAATATCTAAATACCAAAAGATTCATCTTATACAAATTAAAATGCTCTATAATAAATGATGAAATTTTAGGCGATTTTGTAGTGCCTGATGTATAAAAGAGATATTTAGTATAATTTTTAATGAGGCTATTATAAAAATATTTCAAGATATACATCTTCTCGAGCACGATTCAATAATATATTTGGATTATGCTTTCActagaagaattttttttcccCGTCTTTTATGTTTAGTTTAAATTTATACAATTTTTAGTACTAATAATAAGTGCTTTCATGACTTAGCTAAATATTATGTAACTTGACTTCATTTTTTTCGTACCAAATGATCGATTTTTTTTTACCTCTTCAAAGTTTGAACACCCTTCGCTAAAAtgctggctccgccactgacaaTCAGTTATTTTTTTATATAGATTTCATTATATGGTAAGTACTATCATATATGAAGGTAAGAGAAAAGACTTTAAAAAAAATGGCGAGACAAAAGCGCCATgtgcccaaaaaaaataaaaaaattgagagaaaaagTACCCCCACCGTCCAAAGGAGAAGGCAATGCACCAAAACAATCAAACAAATTCAATCACTTAAACTTCAAGAGTTTTCTTGAGATAATATGAACAGATGGAGAATTCTCAGCACACATGTCCTAAAATATTAGTAGTACCAACTATCTAATCAGTTCAACATACAACAATATCAAAGAATCCCAATTAACTCTTCATTTAATTGCTGTGGCACCCATTTACCCCACTGATGATATTTCACCTTCTAACTATATATTTCCTCTAAATCTCTCCAAAAATCTATTTGTTCATATCCAATATTTAACATGAAGAAGCTAATTACAATCTTAATACTGAAGAAAATTCTTGCCAAAAATTCTATAGCACTAGTGTTTCTTCAGCTGGGGCTGTTTGTCATCATCCTCAAATGTGCTAGTTCAGCTCTAGCAATTTATAATAGCAGTACCACACATTATCCTGAATAACCACAGATATTCCATTAGATTATAAACTAACATGAAAAAAgtgaacttaattttttttttaaaaaggtccaTGAAAGACTTACAATTTCAAGAAATCCATTTAAATGCAAGACATATATCTCATTCTCCACTTCTTCTCTAGTCAAGTCTTCGTTTACTGCTAATAATGCTGCAGCTGCTGCTATTACAGACGGCCTGTGACTCATTAACCTCACATCTACAAAGCaaaagtttaattaattactCTTAATAACTGATGATCAGGAAAAACAGGAAATTAAATAACCTCACAATTGATTAATTACCTCCAAGTACACTCATGATGATTTGAACAGTTTTGATTCTAGTAGAgtgttttcttgaattttctctgCAGAATCTTGATACAAAGTATTTTATGAAAGCAAAAGGAGTGACACAACTCATATTCCAACCAAGTACATTAAGAAGTAAAATCTCCATTCTCTGTATAAAACTCGTATTAAAGTTGTAATTTATCACTGGATATTCTGATAATGCGGGCACCGTTTCTctgttttcatccatttttgaagCCAATGATAAACAGGCTACTGATAATAACCTCATTGCCCAGTACAATCCATTCTACAAGAAGATTAATTgtagcaattaaaaaaaaaaattaaaaccaatCATTTAAAAATATAGTACCACCATTTTCAGAGGAGTCAATCTTTTCTTACAGTTATTGTTCGGGTGGTGAGAAATCTGTTCAGATATATCACTGATGTGTAAACTGTTTGTATACTAAATCGAAATTCTTGCCCTGTCTGTAtcaaaattgaagaaaaaaaaatcagtattTTTTCTTCATGCTCTGTAAATATATGACGATAAAGAAATTGGCTTTTATTTACTAACTCTGAGAATGTAGAGGATTGCATGAGAACGAGCTTCTTGAATCCAATTGTCATTTATAATTTCTAAAGCTTCTTGATCATTTAGTCCAGCACTGGCGATTTCTTTGTCAATTAATAACTGTACGTAATTCATCTCATCAtcgtcactatcatcatcatcattatcatcatcatcgctatcatcatcatcattatcatcatcatcgctatcatcatcgtcatcgtcatcatcactatcattattaccatcatcatcatcgtcatcactatcatcatcatcatcgtcgtcgttTTCTTGTTCAGCTACATAAAATGTGTATTGTtgcacttcttcttcttcactcAAAATTTCGTGACAGAGGAGAGGTGAATAGGAAAATGAAACTTGAAAATTATAACCGGATTTTTccatcttcattttttttttgttctctttcTGTGATTATTCTCCCAATTTCTATATTTGCATTAGCATTTATAGAGAGATGTGGAGGGGGTATAATATGTGTGTTTTGTGTGTTTTACTATCAAGAACTACAGTTTATGTAACTGAAAAAATAACAGAAAAAATGGGAAATACCGGAAGGTGGTGGCGGAGGTGGGAGGGAAACTTGATGAGTTGGTTTTGAGTCAAACTTGTTGACTAAGCTTTGACTAGAGAATTCggttggttgggggggggggggggtgggttgttgttgttgttttttttttttttcgtcgtcgtcgtcgtcgtcAATTTCTGTAAGAAAGATGGGGTCTGAGAGGACATGTCTACTTTTTGTAGTAAAGATCAACGTGAAGTACATAATGATGAAAAAGATTAATCATACTATTAGATATTATAATAAATCATCTACTAGACATATTGCATAACTAAATCGTAATAGTTGAAAAACTATACTGTAATATTAATGTAATAGTTTTTATTCCCTcgattttaatttgtttgtctagtTTGACTTGGCGCGTGACTTAAGAgaataaagaagacttttgaattttgtgattttaaactaaagatatattgaatgtaccaaaatatcctttaatcttgtggtcttaaacatgttatgcagaaagttgaaattgaagatttgccgaaaaaagaaagagatattcttgactaaaaaagaaagtaagacaaaacaaattgaaacggagggactAAAAATATACAAAAAAGACACATGATATATTAATGGCGACAAATATAAAATTTCAAGTTTGTGAGTTCCTACATCAACCTTGAATTAATACTACAATAATATTACAGATATTTAAATGAATTTCGTAATATTCATACATATGCACACATGTTTTAAGCAAAATTTCTAGTTTTATTTCCTCTAAATCTCTCCAAAAAATCTATTTGCTCATATCCAATATTTTTAACAGAAAGAATCTAATTACAATCTGATTAATTGATTAAATTCTTGCCAAAAACTCTTTAGTACTAATGTTTCTACTGCTGGGGTTGCTTGTCATCATCCTCAAATGTGCTAGTTCAACTCTAGTAATTTGTAGTAGCAGTAACACACATTATCCTGAATTAAACAAAAATTCCATTAGATTATTACTCCATAAGAATAACATGCAAAaaagtgaatgtaaatgaaagactTACAATTTGAAGAAATCCATTTAAACGCAAGGCATATATCTCAATCTCCATTTCTTCTCTGGTCAAGTTTTTGTTCAATGATAATAATGTTGCAGCTGCTGCTATTACAGATGATCTGTGATTCATTAACCTCACATCTGCTTAAATAAGTTTACAACAAACAAGCCATAAGTTCAATTAATTAATCCTATTAACAAATGATAATATAGAAAACTACGAAAAAGAACCTCAGAATTAgttaagtactaattaattacctCTAAGTACACTCATGATAATTTCCACAGTTTTCATTCTAGTAGAGTGGTTTCTTGAATTTTGTCTGCAGAATCTTGATACAAAATATTTTGTGAAAGAAAAAGGAGTGACAAAACTCATATCCCAATTGAGTACATCAAGAACCAAAAGCTCCATTTGTGTTATGTCAATCGGATTAATGTCGTAATTATTCACGGGATATTGTGATAATGATGGCAAATTTCCTTTagtttcatccatttttgcagccAATGATAAACAGGCCATTGATAATAACCTCACTGCCCAGTATTCTCCAATCTACAAGAAGATTAATTGTAGCAATTAAAAAGAATTAACCCTATCAAATAAAAATATAGTAGTACCATTTCCATAGGAATCAATCTTTGCTTACATTAATTGTACGTGTGGCAAGAAATCTGTCAAGATATATCACTGATGTGTACATTGTTTGCATTCCAAATCGAAATCCTTGCCTTGTCTGCaacaaaattgaaaaaaaaagaaagaaaaagaaatcagTATTTTCATCTCATGCTCTATGTATAATTATGAAAATTAAGAAATTGGTTCTTGATTACTAACTCTGTTAATATAGTGGATTGCATGATAGCGAGCTTCTTGAATCCAATTGTCATTAATAATTTCTGAAGCTTCTTGATCATTTAGTCCACCACTAGCGATTTCATTGCCAATTAATAACTGTACGTAATTCATctcattattatcatcaccataaccatcatcgtcatcatcttcGCCACGTTCATTTTCTTGTTCAGTTACTTGTTTTTCTT
Coding sequences:
- the LOC132629081 gene encoding cyclin-D5-3-like yields the protein MNYVQLLIDKEIASAGLNDQEALEIINDNWIQEARSHAILYILRTGQEFRFSIQTVYTSVIYLNRFLTTRTITNGLYWAMRLLSVACLSLASKMDENRETVPALSEYPVINYNFNTSFIQRMEILLLNVLGWNMSCVTPFAFIKYFVSRFCRENSRKHSTRIKTVQIIMSVLGDVRLMSHRPSVIAAAAALLAVNEDLTREEVENEIYVLHLNGFLEIDNVWYCYYKLLELN
- the LOC132629082 gene encoding cyclin-D5-3-like; the protein is MSAKKKQKMENSGSNSQVSSLLCEETLIEEKQVTEQENERGEDDDDDGYGDDNNEMNYVQLLIGNEIASGGLNDQEASEIINDNWIQEARYHAIHYINRVSNQEPISTRQGFRFGMQTMYTSVIYLDRFLATRTINIGEYWAVRLLSMACLSLAAKMDETKGNLPSLSQYPVNNYDINPIDITQMELLVLDVLNWDMSFVTPFSFTKYFVSRFCRQNSRNHSTRMKTVEIIMSVLRDVRLMNHRSSVIAAAATLLSLNKNLTREEMEIEIYALRLNGFLQIDNVCYCYYKLLELN